Proteins from one Chelonia mydas isolate rCheMyd1 chromosome 14, rCheMyd1.pri.v2, whole genome shotgun sequence genomic window:
- the LOC102939832 gene encoding zinc finger protein RFP-like isoform X4, giving the protein MAAASPVESLQEEATCPVCLEYFTDPVTLECGHNFCRACIAQCWEGPDTAASCPQCRETVQQRNLRPNRQLANILEIAKRLSFQAAKGAGGGGVCGEHQEALKLFCEEDQTPICVVCDRSRAHRAHRVVPIQEAAQEYKKQTETERQKIVSEFQQLRQLLEEQERLLLAQLEKLDKEIVKIQNENITKLSEGISHLSELIREMEGKCQKPASGFLQDVRSTLSRCEKGKFQQPEEISPELEERVSDFSQKTIVLTETLRKFKDTLPSALETQIGESLGAHRQANVTLDPDTAHPHLVQSEGGKSVRWGDMRQRLPNNPERFDTEHCVLGCEGFTSGRHCWEVEIGGGQRWAVGVARESVGRKGRISLSPERGIWAVGQWGDQFWALTSPVTLLSRSRAPSRIRVCLDCGRAQVTFIDAGDEAPIFTFPPGSVPGERIRPWLGVGPGSRLRLCP; this is encoded by the exons ATGGCTGCAGCGAGCCCCGTGGAAAGTCTCCAGGAGGAAGCGACATGTCCCGTCTGTCTGGAGTATTTCACAGACCCTGTCACTCTGGAGTGTGGGCACAATTTCTGCCGAGCCTGCAtcgcccagtgctgggagggacccgacacagctgcctcctgccctcagtgcagagaaactgtgCAACAGAGAAACCTCAGGCCCAACAGGCAGCTGGCAAATATCCTAGAAATCGCCAAGCGGCTGAGTTTCCAGGCAGcgaagggagcaggagggggcggggtgtgtggggaacaCCAGGAGGCTCTGAAACTGTTCTGTGAAGAGGATCAAACCCCCATCTGTGTGGTGTGCGACAGATCCCGGGCTCACCGCGCTCACAGGGTGGTTCCCATACAGGAAgctgcccaggagtacaag AAACAGACAGAAACCGAGAGGCAGAagattgtgtctgaatttcagCAACTGCGGCAGCTCTTGGAGGAACAAGAGCGactcctgctggcccagctggaaaAGCTGGACAAGGAGATTGTGAAGATACAGAATGAAAATATCACCAAACTCTCAGAGGGGATTTCCCATCTCAGTGAGCTGATCCGTGAGATGGAGGGGAAGTGTCAGAAGCCAGCAAGTGGattcctgcag gATGTCAGAAGCACCTTGAGTAG GTGTGagaaggggaagttccagcagccagaggagatTTCTCCTGAACTGGAAGAGCGAGTCAGCGATTTCTCCCAGAAAACTATTGTGCTAACGGAGACTCTGAGGAAATTCAAAG ACACTCTGCCGTCTGCACTGGAGACACAAATTGGGGAATCCCTAGGAGCACACAGACAGG cgaatgtgactctggatccagacacggctcatccccACCTCGTCCAGTCTGAGGGTGGGAAAAGTGTGAGATGGGGAGACATGCGGCAGCGACTGCCCAACAACCCTGAGAGATTTGACACTGAGCactgtgtgctgggctgtgagggattcacctCGGGGAGACATTGCTGGGAGGTGGAGATCGGGGGTGGGCAacgctgggctgtgggggtggccagagagtctgtggggaggaagggacggATCAGCCTTAGCCCTGAGCgagggatctgggctgtggggcagtggggggatcAGTTCTGGGCTCTCACCTCCCCTGTGACCCTCCTGTCCCGGAGCCGGGCCCCCAGCAGGATCCGGGTTTGTCTGGACTGTGGCCGCGCGCAGGTGACATTTATCGATGCTGGTGACGAGGCCCCGATCTTCACTTTCCCGCCGGGCTCCgtccctggggagagaatccgCCCCTGGCTCGGGGTGGGGCCGGGATCCCGGCTCCGACTGTGCCCCTGA
- the LOC102939832 gene encoding zinc finger protein RFP-like isoform X1, translating to MAAASPVESLQEEATCPVCLEYFTDPVTLECGHNFCRACIAQCWEGPDTAASCPQCRETVQQRNLRPNRQLANILEIAKRLSFQAAKGAGGGGVCGEHQEALKLFCEEDQTPICVVCDRSRAHRAHRVVPIQEAAQEYKEKIQAHLKTLREEREKLLGLKVTGEKRSQEYLKQTETERQKIVSEFQQLRQLLEEQERLLLAQLEKLDKEIVKIQNENITKLSEGISHLSELIREMEGKCQKPASGFLQDVRSTLSRCEKGKFQQPEEISPELEERVSDFSQKTIVLTETLRKFKDTLPSALETQIGESLGAHRQANVTLDPDTAHPHLVQSEGGKSVRWGDMRQRLPNNPERFDTEHCVLGCEGFTSGRHCWEVEIGGGQRWAVGVARESVGRKGRISLSPERGIWAVGQWGDQFWALTSPVTLLSRSRAPSRIRVCLDCGRAQVTFIDAGDEAPIFTFPPGSVPGERIRPWLGVGPGSRLRLCP from the exons ATGGCTGCAGCGAGCCCCGTGGAAAGTCTCCAGGAGGAAGCGACATGTCCCGTCTGTCTGGAGTATTTCACAGACCCTGTCACTCTGGAGTGTGGGCACAATTTCTGCCGAGCCTGCAtcgcccagtgctgggagggacccgacacagctgcctcctgccctcagtgcagagaaactgtgCAACAGAGAAACCTCAGGCCCAACAGGCAGCTGGCAAATATCCTAGAAATCGCCAAGCGGCTGAGTTTCCAGGCAGcgaagggagcaggagggggcggggtgtgtggggaacaCCAGGAGGCTCTGAAACTGTTCTGTGAAGAGGATCAAACCCCCATCTGTGTGGTGTGCGACAGATCCCGGGCTCACCGCGCTCACAGGGTGGTTCCCATACAGGAAgctgcccaggagtacaag GAAAAAATACAAGCCCATTTGAAgactctgagggaagagagagaaaagctgctgGGATTGAAAGTGACTGGAGAGAAGAGAAGCCAGGAGTATCTG AAACAGACAGAAACCGAGAGGCAGAagattgtgtctgaatttcagCAACTGCGGCAGCTCTTGGAGGAACAAGAGCGactcctgctggcccagctggaaaAGCTGGACAAGGAGATTGTGAAGATACAGAATGAAAATATCACCAAACTCTCAGAGGGGATTTCCCATCTCAGTGAGCTGATCCGTGAGATGGAGGGGAAGTGTCAGAAGCCAGCAAGTGGattcctgcag gATGTCAGAAGCACCTTGAGTAG GTGTGagaaggggaagttccagcagccagaggagatTTCTCCTGAACTGGAAGAGCGAGTCAGCGATTTCTCCCAGAAAACTATTGTGCTAACGGAGACTCTGAGGAAATTCAAAG ACACTCTGCCGTCTGCACTGGAGACACAAATTGGGGAATCCCTAGGAGCACACAGACAGG cgaatgtgactctggatccagacacggctcatccccACCTCGTCCAGTCTGAGGGTGGGAAAAGTGTGAGATGGGGAGACATGCGGCAGCGACTGCCCAACAACCCTGAGAGATTTGACACTGAGCactgtgtgctgggctgtgagggattcacctCGGGGAGACATTGCTGGGAGGTGGAGATCGGGGGTGGGCAacgctgggctgtgggggtggccagagagtctgtggggaggaagggacggATCAGCCTTAGCCCTGAGCgagggatctgggctgtggggcagtggggggatcAGTTCTGGGCTCTCACCTCCCCTGTGACCCTCCTGTCCCGGAGCCGGGCCCCCAGCAGGATCCGGGTTTGTCTGGACTGTGGCCGCGCGCAGGTGACATTTATCGATGCTGGTGACGAGGCCCCGATCTTCACTTTCCCGCCGGGCTCCgtccctggggagagaatccgCCCCTGGCTCGGGGTGGGGCCGGGATCCCGGCTCCGACTGTGCCCCTGA